Below is a window of Colias croceus chromosome 15, ilColCroc2.1 DNA.
GTAGTCCATTTACTGACTGTATTTCCCCACCCTAACCTTTCCGCTCTTGAAttgtttcaaaaaaaaagattttttattaatatacccTCATAGTAATCTTAAGAAATTGATGAAAAATgtagaaataaattgataaaatttcaAAGGGTTTCATTTATTGCCCTCCCCATGTGAATAAAGAAACAttgagaaataaaatgtagttttaatttacattttttattatttttttgtttttacccCTCTTATTTTTCTAGGCAGCGACACTAAAGACTTCTCCATTGTTTCAGATGGAAGCGGTGAAATGGCTTGCCTGCTTTATAACTATATCAACATGTGCGGCAAGTCAATACGACAGCGGGAGCGACAAAAATGGTTTAGCAGACTTAATGGAAAACAGCACAGTGCGTCTAGAACCTATTGAAGGCACACCAAATTATAGACTTATTAAACCAGAGAAAGGTACACAGTGGTTTCCAGAAAGGGAAATCAAACTCGACAGTTGTGTGCGAAAATCGCGATGTGAACCTCTAAACAGAACAACTTGTTTGGGTGTAAAACTGCCATATAATAAAACGAGCATCCGCCTAACATTTTATGACACACagtacaaaatacaaaacCAGCTAGAACTGTATAGAGAACTTATAAATGTACCAAAGTGTTGGGCCGTTATACAACCATTGTTGTGTGCAACCTTTATGCCAAATTGTGAGAAAATTAACGGTCACGACATGGTTTACTTGCCTTCTTATGAAATGTGCAAGATCACTATGGAACCATGcgcaatattatacaatacctCATATTTTCCGTCCTTTTTAAAATGCAACGCTACGTTATTTCCGCCAAGATGTGATAATGCAGCTAGAGAAATGAAGTTTAACACAACTGGCAAATGCCTCGCGCCACTTATACATACGGACAAACACATGCATTTTTATGAAGGTATGTTTATGAACTGCAGAATTTGGTCTGTGACTAAATTACTGCTTTTGCAATTAATATAAAGGATACTATCCTTTCTTCAGTGATAAATGTGTCTTTCATTCCAGGTATATCAGGATGTGGTTTGCCGTGCAGGGATCCCCTGTACACGGAAGACGAACACCAACAAATACACCGTCTGGTAGCGTGGGGTGCGTCTGTATGCCTCGCCCTGAACCTGCTTACCGTAGCCACTTTCCTCATAGATTGGCGCAGTGCTAATAAATATCCTGCCctggttatattttatatcaacgTGTGTTTCGCTGTTGCGTCCATGGGgtaaatatattgttacaTATGAATGCAAAATTTCCAAATAAATTGCATTCAGTTTTAATTATGGtcaactatttatatttttgtctaAAGTTTCTACCCACTTTAAAGGAATACAGTTATCAtgttagaaaattaatttcatgtctaataaaaaataaatgtatctaTTCTAGGTGGTTGGTGCAATTCGGCGTTGGGTCCCGTGACGACATAGTTTGCTCAAAAGATGGCACGCGGCGTCAAGGAGAGCCGTCCGCTGAAGAGAATCTATCTTGCGTCGTGGTATTCGTATTGGTAAGAACTTCTAATTATTGTCTGAtatggaatatttatttttgttccattgtttttattttcaccaaTTTTAACTCGGAAGTCGGAACACATTGATCATAAATATTGCATTTTGAAtactgtaatttttataaaaaaatgaaaacgtACTGCTTTctgtattattaaattgtattgcttcaaaacatattgtttcttgtttcaggtatattatttcatgATGGCAGCTTGTGTGTGGTTCGTGATATTTACTTACGCGTGGCATATGAGCTTTCGTGCAttaggtaaatatattttatcctaaaagTTCTGAAACTGTTTCCGctttattctttaaaacatTCCATACTGATTTAGttaatcaaaaaaaaaaatatatagcaattttatttctaatttcagGCAAAATCCAAGACAGAATAGACAAAAAAGCGGCATATTTCCACCTAGTGGCTTGGTCTCTGCCGCTCATTCTGACCATCACTACCATGGCATTCGGTGAAGTGGACGGTAGCAGTATAACCGGTGTATGCTTTGTCGGTTACGTGAACCATCCAATGCGGGCTGCGTTGTTGTTGGCGCCTCTGTCCGTGGTACTTGTGCTTGGAGGATACTTTCTGCTTAGAGGTGtgttttaacaaattttcctatattaaaactaagtatttttttattttatttattaatatgaaaaatagttttgcgtgaattaaatatttcaaatcaatataatattttggaacgttgtttttttttagaaaaaaatagatatagtTTTAAGCCGTGCAGCGTGTGCGTGtttctctgtctgtctccCTCTCATGGAAAGGAACTTCGTTCCCGGGTGTCCTTTAACCACCAACCACACTACTCATAACGTAAAACTTCAATGATCTGTTAGATTGACCAAAATagatcataataattttctaaatagCCTATGATAGAAAATTGcgtatagttttttttattttaaatactaatcAAACTCAAAAATTTCAGGTGTATTCTCACTAATAGCGGTGCGCGTATCTAGCAGGGACGTGATATCACCGCGCGCCGCAAACAAGATCCGCCAGACGATTACACGGTGTTCGCTCACGGCCACTCTAGTGGCGGTCTTCATTTGCGTCACCGTCGCCTGTCACGTGTACGAGTTTAGGAACGCGGACTCGTGGAAGGAGTCGTTCAAGAATAATATCATGTGAGTATGCTGAAACTTGTAGTAGTGTCttcttgaaatatttaaacatttggTTTTGAATTACGAAGGATTAAAAACTTATTGAATGCTCATTACATTTCTTTGTAAGttattaatgtaatgtaaacaTAACGTATGTATTTCTTTCTTATTCCACTATATCGATAGATTTCGACCTGATAGGTTAGTTtgttaattcaataaaaattaaaatgtatttcatacaattttgtaccaaatttcatccaaatcggttcagtggttgaggcgttacatttaaaatattagatagGATTATGGAGAAGATGCGCTCGACCAAGAGCTAATCCCGCGTGCATAGAGACACCACATCGGGTTCATGCTAAATAATAGAGGTGtaacaataatttagataTACATAACTTCCGAgcagaatatttatttatttatttaaataggtcattattttcattaattaaaacaaattcataactataatatttattttcctttccaGATGTCGTCTCGAAGCGCTAAAGGAGCCAGAGCGCGAGTGCTGGAATGGAGCCCGTCCATCAGTATCAGTACTGCAGTTGAGGCTATTGTGCTGCTTCGCTGCCGGCGCGCTGATGGCCTCCTGGACCTGGACACCGGCAGCCGCTGCTGCGTGGAGACGGTATATGGCCAAGTGAGTTGATTGAGACTATAATATTTAGGGTGTGaaaattactaaattaaaaacctGATTGtcaaaagaaaagaaatatttgACTGAACAAAAGTTCATTTTTGACATGGTTTCTATacttatactagcggtccgccccggcttcgcccgtggtacatattaacgttttctctacataagaaccatcctcgtacttcaaggaatataataaaaaaagaattatcgaaatcggttcagccgttctcgagttatggaattacaacgaaaagtggcattgatttttatatattagattactATTATGGTACTACTTTATCTTTACACAATAAATGCGAATTACATTTTTCATGTTTGTCACGTGCGATATGCTttgtacagtactccaaaagtaataatgcgcatagaaatcttcgtcactgttcggcaactgtcatattctcggagcgtccgaagatgata
It encodes the following:
- the LOC123697982 gene encoding protein smoothened isoform X2, with the protein product MTRRNFTMFIMEAVKWLACFITISTCAASQYDSGSDKNGLADLMENSTVRLEPIEGTPNYRLIKPEKGTQWFPEREIKLDSCVRKSRCEPLNRTTCLGVKLPYNKTSIRLTFYDTQYKIQNQLELYRELINVPKCWAVIQPLLCATFMPNCEKINGHDMVYLPSYEMCKITMEPCAILYNTSYFPSFLKCNATLFPPRCDNAAREMKFNTTGKCLAPLIHTDKHMHFYEGISGCGLPCRDPLYTEDEHQQIHRLVAWGASVCLALNLLTVATFLIDWRSANKYPALVIFYINVCFAVASMGWLVQFGVGSRDDIVCSKDGTRRQGEPSAEENLSCVVVFVLVYYFMMAACVWFVIFTYAWHMSFRALGKIQDRIDKKAAYFHLVAWSLPLILTITTMAFGEVDGSSITGVCFVGYVNHPMRAALLLAPLSVVLVLGGYFLLRGVFSLIAVRVSSRDVISPRAANKIRQTITRCSLTATLVAVFICVTVACHVYEFRNADSWKESFKNNIICRLEALKEPERECWNGARPSVSVLQLRLLCCFAAGALMASWTWTPAAAAAWRRYMAKKCGCSVEAEMTRRARKHELIARAYRRRNEFMTRGRLSISLGGSRQDPVGLCLDHTAPIDCPDDAKHESGELSSSWAANLPRFVRRRDALVLPAHTHHSLSSTPDRRNSQDSQISISLRHVSVESRRNSLDSQLSVKIAEMKTKVGRRRTKHGKTKRKTRASARKESTPSIESQISRYWLQAVAGNNDPSREEVKFSFD
- the LOC123697982 gene encoding protein smoothened isoform X1 gives rise to the protein MTRRNFTMFIMEAVKWLACFITISTCAASQYDSGSDKNGLADLMENSTVRLEPIEGTPNYRLIKPEKGTQWFPEREIKLDSCVRKSRCEPLNRTTCLGVKLPYNKTSIRLTFYDTQYKIQNQLELYRELINVPKCWAVIQPLLCATFMPNCEKINGHDMVYLPSYEMCKITMEPCAILYNTSYFPSFLKCNATLFPPRCDNAAREMKFNTTGKCLAPLIHTDKHMHFYEGISGCGLPCRDPLYTEDEHQQIHRLVAWGASVCLALNLLTVATFLIDWRSANKYPALVIFYINVCFAVASMGWLVQFGVGSRDDIVCSKDGTRRQGEPSAEENLSCVVVFVLVYYFMMAACVWFVIFTYAWHMSFRALGKIQDRIDKKAAYFHLVAWSLPLILTITTMAFGEVDGSSITGVCFVGYVNHPMRAALLLAPLSVVLVLGGYFLLRGVFSLIAVRVSSRDVISPRAANKIRQTITRCSLTATLVAVFICVTVACHVYEFRNADSWKESFKNNIICRLEALKEPERECWNGARPSVSVLQLRLLCCFAAGALMASWTWTPAAAAAWRRYMAKKCGCSVEAEMTRRARKHELIARAYRRRNEFMTRGRLSISLGGSRQDPVGLCLDHTAPIDCPDDAKHESLNCFSGELSSSWAANLPRFVRRRDALVLPAHTHHSLSSTPDRRNSQDSQISISLRHVSVESRRNSLDSQLSVKIAEMKTKVGRRRTKHGKTKRKTRASARKESTPSIESQISRYWLQAVAGNNDPSREEVKFSFD